A region from the Vicia villosa cultivar HV-30 ecotype Madison, WI linkage group LG3, Vvil1.0, whole genome shotgun sequence genome encodes:
- the LOC131662620 gene encoding protein LEO1 homolog translates to MAGEEKRHQMMQNLFGDESDEEDELESNPQLNSDEGEGEVGQDGEGEGEVEGQGEVEIESEGEMAQISREIEVEFGDQREEESGARDSDSDAKDDYSQRVVTSRRRDVVESGSEENHFNENDGEEVDAARSLSGSPRDENDQTRDLHSAPEIRDVFGDFDDEEEDMGYAAQQDIGRDSNRYPADAEGSYGKSLRPEDMLADEDHELEEENIEMKTKDKPLGPPLELEIPLREPPALPNKMNLIKVSNIMGIDPKPFDPKTYEEEDTFVTDELGNKKRIRLENNIVRWREVKNPDGTTSVESNARFVRWSDGSLQLLIGNEVLDISEQDAQHDQSHLFLRHGKGILQSQGRLLQKMRFMPSSLSSNSHRLLTAIVDSRQRKVYKVKNCVTNIDPEKEKEEKEKAESQTIRASELLSRKRDKVNKKYTPTDRRPQLSPGFLEDALDEDDEADYYDPRHKQRHFEDELEAEVRAEKRIMNAKKSQGPKNIPCKSSIPPAKSSRNPLGYPYEREESEYETDEDEEEEIPHSRTRDDDTEPEYEDSEEDDEETAQADSAASEEEEEEEPKHKSRDLKGKVKRKGFESEEHSLPRKPTNRRMTIVSDSDDE, encoded by the exons ATGGCAGGAGAAGAAAAACGACACCAGATGATGCAGAATCTCTTCGGAGATGAATCCGACGAGGAAGATGAACTCGAATCCAATCCTCAACTCAATTCC GATGAAGGAGAGGGAGAGGTAGGCCAAGACggagaaggagaaggagaagtTGAAGGACAAGGAGAGGTGGAAATAGAGAGTGAAGGGGAGATGGCGCAGATTTCTCGGGAGATTGAAGTGGAGTTTGGTGAtcagagagaagaagagagtggAGCTAGGGATTCGGATAGTGATGCTAAAGATGATTATAGTCAGCGCGTTGTTACTAGCCGGCGTAGGGATGTTGTTGAAAGTGGATCTGAGGAGAATCATTTCAATGAAAATGATGGCGAAGAAGTTGATGCAGCTAGAAGCCTAAG CGGGTCACCTAGAGATGAGAATGATCAAACTCGTGATTTGCATTCTGCCCCGGAAATCCGTGATGTATTTGGTGATTTTGACGATGAAGAGGAGGACATGGGGTATGCAGCTCAGCAGGACATTGGACGAGATTCAAAT AGATATCCAGCGGATGCAGAAGGGAGTTATGGAAAGAGCCTGAGACCAGAGGATATGCTTGCTGATGAAGATCACGAATTAGAGGAGGAAAACATTGAAATGAAAACTAAAGATAAGCCACTTGGGCCCCCCTTGGAGTTAGAGATTCCATTACGTGAACCACCAGCTCTTCCTAATAAG ATGAACTTGATTAAAGTTTCCAATATCATGGGTATTGATCCAAAACCTTTTGATCCTAAAACATATGAGGAAGAGGATACCTTTGTAACTGATGAACTTGGAAACAAGAAGCGCATACGCTTGGAGAACAATATTGTACGTTGGAGAGAAGTCAAAAATCCTGATGGCACAACTTCT GTTGAAAGCAACGCTCGATTTGTAAGGTGGTCTGATGGTAGTCTTCAGTTGTTAATTGGGAATGAAGTTCTTGACATATCAGAGCAGGATGCCCAGCATGATCAATCACATCTTTTCCTTAGACATGGAAAG GGAATCCTGCAATCACAAGGAAGGCTATTACAGAAAATGAGATTTATGCCATCTTCCTTGTCCTCAAATTCTCATCGATTGTTGACTGCTATTGTTGACTCAAGGCAGAGGAAGGTTTATAAGGTTAAAAACTGTGTTACAAACATTGATCCTGAGAAggaaaaggaggaaaaggaaaag GCTGAAAGTCAAACTATTAGGGCTAGCGAACTGCTTAGCCGTAAGCGTGACAAGGTGAATAAAAAATATACTCCAACTGACAGGAGGCCTCAACTTTCTCCTGGGTTTTTAGAGGATGCATTGGACGAG GATGATGAAGCAGATTACTACGATCCTCGTCATAAACAGCGTCACTTTGAGGACGAATTGGAAGCTGAAGTCCGGGCAGAGAAAAGGATTATGAATGCTAAGAAG TCACAGGGACCAAAGAACATCCCCTGTAAGTCATCTATTCCACCAGCAAAATCCTCACGGAACCCATTGGGTTACCCATATGAGAGAGAGGAATCTGAATATGAAACTGatgaagacgaagaagaagaaatacCTCATTCACGTACGAGGGATGATGATACTGAGCCGGAGTATGAGGactctgaagaagatgatgaagagacTGCTCAAGCCGATTCTGCTGCttcagaagaggaagaagaggag